Part of the Tepiditoga spiralis genome, TGTAATTGAATTTATTGAATACTTTCCATATTCTATTATTTTTTTAATACTATTATTTTTTAAATCGTATTCAAAAAGACCTATCAATCCTTTTTCAGTTTTTGAATATACAATTTTTGAGTTGTCAACAAAGCCAAATTCTATAACTCTTGTATCTATTAGTGTATCTTTTATAGGACAAGTACACTTTAAATATAATTTATTTAGATATTTTCCATATTCATTTGATGTATCTAAATATATTATTTTTCCATCGTTTGAAATATCAAATTTTGATACATTGTTTTTAATTAATTCATTTTCTTTATAGAGACCATTAATTTCATTTGGAGAATTTTTTATGTAATAAAAATATTTTCCATCTGTTCTCAAATTTGAAGTTTTATGATAAGAGTTATTTGTTTTATTCCATAGCATTGTATATCCTTTAGATAGTTTATCTTCTTTATCTTTAATATATTCATTTTTTATTTTTAATAAAAAATCATACCAATTATCTTTTGTAACTGCTTTAAATGAAGTGCTTATGGTAGTAAAATAATTACTATTCATATATATTATTATCTTTTTTAGTGTATCTTCACTATAATATTCTTTTATTTTTTTTGTAATTAATGCACCATATGTATAGTTAAAACCAGCTATAGTGAAATTGTTACTATCTCTTTTTGTATTTAAATAATATCTAGGAAATTTGTTTGAGATAACTTCTGATCTAACATACGTATTAAACAGTGTATCTTCGTACCTTCCACCAAAGTGTTTACTTTCCATGAAAACAGATAAACCTTCATGTAAATAACTTGGCTCATAGATAAGAAAGTTTAGTGTTTTTTTAACACTTGAAAAAGGGATTGTTTTTAATAATGGATTAAAAACAGCGTTACCATAAAAAATATGATTTAATTCATGTGAAAAAACAAACTTAATCCAATTTGAGATATTTTTTCCAAGACCTATATTTGAATTTGGAGGAACTATATATAGTCTAATAACATTGTGCACAATATCAGCAAATGAGTTTACAAAATCCACATCATCTAAAAGGTACACTGTTATGCTACCAGCATTTGTTTCATAAAAATTACTGTATTCAGAATATAAATTTTCAGCTTCTTCATTTAATTCTTGAACTAAATAATCCAAACCATCTTCAAAAATAAAATCAAAGTTTTTTGTTTTTATATGTTTCATATTGGCTGGTGGAGTATAGTATATTCCAGAAAACATAAATATTGACATCAACAAAATTAAAAATAGAGTTATAACTTTTTTCATGTAATCCTCCTCGTTTATTTATATAATAAAGATAAAATAGT contains:
- a CDS encoding TolB family protein, encoding MKKVITLFLILLMSIFMFSGIYYTPPANMKHIKTKNFDFIFEDGLDYLVQELNEEAENLYSEYSNFYETNAGSITVYLLDDVDFVNSFADIVHNVIRLYIVPPNSNIGLGKNISNWIKFVFSHELNHIFYGNAVFNPLLKTIPFSSVKKTLNFLIYEPSYLHEGLSVFMESKHFGGRYEDTLFNTYVRSEVISNKFPRYYLNTKRDSNNFTIAGFNYTYGALITKKIKEYYSEDTLKKIIIYMNSNYFTTISTSFKAVTKDNWYDFLLKIKNEYIKDKEDKLSKGYTMLWNKTNNSYHKTSNLRTDGKYFYYIKNSPNEINGLYKENELIKNNVSKFDISNDGKIIYLDTSNEYGKYLNKLYLKCTCPIKDTLIDTRVIEFGFVDNSKIVYSKTEKGLIGLFEYDLKNNSIKKIIEYGKYSINSITGNNGKIYFSMSRNNQTDIYVYDGKLIQITNDKYNEINLFLYNDELFYSADYDGIYNIRSLNLKTNKIKTYTKYYTGGFNPVIINNKLYHLFYDYNGYHLTFKNLEETKEEKTIEILNKAIETKQKFDFTKIKDKKDYIDMPTDLFGFPYVLNTPNSTDSYYYGLFLMFNNKSRNITGTFDINSLQTTTLSFNFDYYINHNISIKLTDFLNKPTFYFDYGISNTFDINLKNKMYIQPVLNVEFKNIDLNSVYFNTAFINNPYTINDFQMYDFGMNLSLNSNLLNNTLEYKMILNKPFFIFNSKITPRIVYEGLYTASLSVGTTFEIPLIDLNLYFNDGKTGINNLNLTVDNSYDFTNKKYSISLLITIGERMFYQDIPISIPIYKYNKSF